In Chroicocephalus ridibundus chromosome 12, bChrRid1.1, whole genome shotgun sequence, a single genomic region encodes these proteins:
- the TOMM34 gene encoding mitochondrial import receptor subunit TOM34, whose protein sequence is MAASPGALRRAGNEEFRRGQYGPAAALYTRALALLEASGEAAAEERSVLLANRAACHLKDGACRLCVADCSGALELVPFGIKPLLRRAAAYEALESYRLAYVDYKTVLQVDCTVQAAHDGVNRMTKALLEKDGVNWRQNLPPIPTVPVSAQTRWSVPSAAAPGANTPPATAPRGEPDQTAAGTERARTLKEEGNELVKKGNHKKAVEKYSQSLQLSQECATYTNRALCYLTLKQYKEAAQDCTEALRLDPKNVKALYRRAQALKELKDYKSSIADIKSLLKTEPKNTAALRLLQELNRA, encoded by the exons atGGCGGCGTCGCCCGGTGCCCTGCGTCGGGCCGGCAACGAGGAGTTCCGCCGCGGGCAGTATGGGCCGGCCGCCGCGCTCTACACCCGCGCCCTGGCGCTGCTGGAGGCCTCAG GGGAGGCCGCCGCCGAGGAGCGCAGCGTGCTGCTGGCCAACCGCGCCGCCTGCCACCTCAAGGACGGCGCCTGCCGCCTCTGCGTCGCCGACTGCAGCgg cGCCCTGGAGCTGGTCCCCTTCGGGATCAAGCCCCTCCTCAGGCGGGCGGCCGCCTACGAGGCCCTGGAGAGCTACCGGCTGGCCTACGTGGACTACAAGACCGTGCTGCAGGTGGACTGCACCGTACAGGCGGCACACGACGGCGTCAACAG GATGACTAAAgccctgctggagaaggatggtGTGAACTGGCGCCAGAACCTTCCGCCAATCCCCACGGTCCCTGTTTCTGCCCAGACGAGGTGGAGCGTTCCTTctgccgcagcccccggggcaaACACTCCTCCTGCGACTGCACCGCGGGGAGAACCAG ACCAGACTGCTGCTGGCACGGAGAGAGCTCGAACtctgaaggaagaaggaaatgaacttgtaaagaaaggaaaccaTAAAAAAGCAGTGGAGAAGTACAGCCAGAGTTTACAGCTCAGCCAGGAATGTGCGACTTACACCAACAG AGCCCTCTGTTACCTGACCCTGAAGCAGTACAAGGAAGCAGCGCAGGACTGCACGGAAGCTCTGAGATTAGATCCTAAAAACGTTAAGGCGCTCTACAGACGTGCTCAAGCACTTAAAGAACTGAAG GATTACAAATCAAGTATTGCTGATATCAAGAGCTTGTTGAAAACTGAACCAAAGAACACAGCTGCACTGAGATTACTGCAAGAACTGAACAGAGCCTAG